One Candidatus Nitronauta litoralis genomic window, AAGGTTGCTCCCGGGCTTGTGATTCGGAAGTTGCGCAAGATAGGCAAGTCGAAAAAAGTAGAAATTGAGCGTGGAGATCTTCTCGGTCTGACCCTTGCCCAGGAAGTGCTCGACCCCGACACCGGGGAGGTTGTAGGCGACTATTGTCAGGGGATCACTGAAGACATTCTGGCGACTATTGAAAAGTGCGGTGCCGGTGATATTCAGGTTCTCAGAATAGATGAAGAGAGTCCGGATAGCACCATTCGGGACACCATGGTTCTCTCCAAGGTCAATGAGGAGGAGGACGCGATTCGTGAAATCTACAAGCGGTTGCGTCCGGGTGATCCGCCAACCAATGAAATAGCGCGGACCCTGTTCTGGAATCTGTTTTTTAATCCGAAGCGATACAACCTGTCGGTAGTGGGTCGGATGAAAATGAACCAGAAGTTTGGGTTGGATGTCGATCTCGAAAACCGGTTGCTCACTCTGGAAGATATTGTAGCCGTCATGCGCTACCTGATCGGTCTTCGAAATGGGCAGGGCCTGATAGACGACATTGATCATCTCGGCAATCGCCGCGTGCGGGCTGTGGGTGAGTCCATGGAAAACCAGTTCCGCGTTGGATTGGTTCGCATGGAGCGGGCGATTATTGAGCGGATGTCCATCCAGGATCTGGAAGTGTCCATGCCGCATGACCTGATCAACTCCAAGCCGGTTACTGCGGCTATCAAGGAGTTTTTCGGCAGCAGCCAGCTCTCGCAGTTCATGGATCAGACCAACCCGTTGTCTGAAATCACTCACAAGCGCCGTTTGAGTGCGTTGGGGCCGGGCGGATTGACCCGGGAGCGCGCGGGGTTTGAGGTGCGTGATGTGCACCCGACTCACTACGGTCGAATTTGTCCAATTGAAACGCCTGAAGGTCCGAACATCGGGCTGATTGCATCCTTGTCGACTTATGCGCGGGTTAATGATTACGGATTCGTTGAAACTCCGTATCGGCGGGTGAATAATGCCAAAGTGTCGGATGAGGTCGAATTCCATACCGCCATGGTGGAGGATGAATACATCATCGCTCAGGCCAATGCTGAACTTGATAAGAACAACAAGTTTGTGAACGACATCGTGTCGGCCCGGCAGGCCGGCGATTTTATCTTGTCGCCCAGCGACAAGATTCAGCTCATGGATGTGTCGCCAAAGCAGTTGATTTCAGTGGCTACTTCCCTGATCCCTTTTCTCGAAAACGATGATGCTAACCGGGCGTTGATGGGTTCCAATATGCAGCGTCAGGCTGTGCCTCTTCTGCAAACCGAGTCTCCTTTGGTGGGCACCGGTATGGAGGGGATCGTTGCTCGTGATTCCGGGGCCGTTGTGGTGGCGGAACATGAGGGTGAAGTGATCAGTGCAGACGCTTCCCGGATCGTGGTCCGGTCATCTGTAAAAGATAAAAGACGATCCGGAGGGCTGGATTCCAAGGTTGATATTTATACCCTGTCCAAATACCAGCGCTCCAACCAGAACACCTGTGTCAATCAGAAGCCCCTCGTCCAGACCGGGGAAAAAATACGGGCCGGACAAGTGATTGCTGATGGTCCTTCAACAGATAAGGGTGAGCTGGCACTGGGACGAAATGTGCTGGTCGGGTTCATGCCCTGGGAGGGTTATAACTTTGAGGATGCGATCGTCATCAGTGAGAAGACGGTCAAGGAGGATATCTTCACCTCGGTTCATATTGAGGAGTTTGAAGTTGAAGCCCGTGACACCAAACAGGGAAAAGAAGAGATCACCCGGGATATCTCCAATGTCGGTGAAGATGCGCTGAAGAATCTTGATGACAGTGGAATCATCCGCATTGGTGCATCGGTAAAACCCAACGACATTCTGGTGGGTAAAATCACCCCTAAAGGAGAGACTCAGTTAAGTCCTGAGGAAAAACTCCTGAAAGCTATCTTCGGTGAAAAAGCCGGCGATGTGCGCGACACTTCTCTTCGGGTTCCGCCTGGTATTCTGGGAATCGTGATTGGTGTCAAGGTCTTCAGCCGCAAGGGAATCGATAAAGACTCCCGGACTCTGGCTATTGAAGAAGAGGAAGTCGAGCGTATCGAAAAGGATTTTCAGGACGAGATCAAAATCGTCAAAGGTGAAACCGAAAAGCGCCTTCGCTCCATGTTGATTGGAAAAACTGTTTCCAAGGCGGCAACGGTGGGTCGGCGACAGTTGAAAAAAGGTGAAGTGCTGGATGAGGCGACCCTTGCTGATATAGCGGGTAAGGACTTGGCTAAGGTCCCTGCGTCAGGTGTCGACTCTGCGGCTATGCAGCAGCTTGAAGACAGCAGTCATGATCAGATACAGATTTTAAAATCGATCATGGCGGACAAAATAAGCAAACTCAAAAAAGGCGACGACCTTGCGCCTGGTGTTATTAAGCTCGTCAAAGTGTTTGTTGCCATGAAGCGTAAGTTGCAGGTCGGCGACAAGATGGCGGGACGCCACGGTAACAAGGGTGTGGTTTCCAAGATTGTTCCGGAAGAAGATATGCCGTATATGGAAAACGGCAAGCCAGTCGAGCTTCTGCTCAATCCGCTGGGTGTTCCCTCTCGTATGAACGTGGGTCAGATTCTGGAGACCAACCTTGGGATGGCTGCGATGGCAACGGGTCGTCATATGGCTACGCCGGTTTTCGATGGCGCGGCTGAAGCGGATGTCCGTAAGCTGCTTGAAGAGGGTGGATGTAATCCTGCGGGTGAAGTCCAGCTTTACGACGGCCGCACGGGTCAGCCCTTCCATCAGAAGGTGATGGTCGGCTACATCTACATGCTCAAGCTGCATCATCTGGTTGACGACAAAATTCACGCCCGGTCAACGGGACCCTACTCTCTTGTTACGCAGCAGCCGCTTGGTGGTAAAGCGCAGTTTGGCGGTCAGCGTCTGGGTGAGATGGAGGTCTGGGCCATCGAGGCTTATGGTGGAGCATACACTTTGCAGGAAATGCTCACCGTTAAGTCCGACGATGTTGAAGGCCGCAAGCGCATGTACGAGGCCATCGTCAAAGGCGATACGCATCTGGTTCCGAGTTTGCCGGAATCCTTTAATGTACTGGTAAAAGAACTTCAAAGTCTGGCCATTGATGTGGAGTTGATCGAAACACTTAAGTGATCAGTTCCCGGTCAGATTGAGTCACATAAATAAAAGGGGCCAAACGGTGCCGCCTTGTTGGTTTTATGCAGCGATCCCAGTCGTTTATTGGATCGCATGAAACAACGGCTGGTTCTGATTACCCCTGATTTGGGTGTCACCATCCAAACTTTAAACCCGTTAGGAGACCACACACGTGGATACCCCCAACCTGATTGACAAACCCAAAAACCCGATCATGTTTGATGCCATCCGTGTCCGGTTGGCCTCACCTGAAAAAATCCGGTCCTGGTCGTACGGGGAAGTCAAAAAACCCGAAACTATCAACTATCGAACGTTCAAGCCTGAACGTGACGGTTTGTTTTGTGCCAAAATTTTTGGTCCTGTAAAGGACTGGGAATGTAATTGCGGTAAGTACAAGCGCATGAAGCACAAAGGCGTGGTCTGTGAGAAATGCGGCGTTGAGGTCATCCTCTCTAAGGTGCGTCGCGAGCGTCTCGGTCATATCGAGTTGGCCAGCCCGGTTGCTCACATCTGGTTTTTCAAGGGACTTCCAAGTCGCATCGGTCATGTGCTCGACCTCACCCTGAAAGAGCTCGAACGCATTATTTATTTTGAGAACTTTGTGGTGACCGACCCGGGTGAATCAGATTATAAATACGGTCAATTGCTGACTGAAGCGGAACAGCGTGAGTCGGAAGTTGAATTCCCGCAAGGACTGAAAACCATGATGGGTTGTGAGGCCGTCAGCGAAATGCTGCAAAACCTTGACCTGGACAGCCTTGCAGTCAAAATCAAGGAAGACCTGGCTAACACCCAGTCGGTTCTCAATAAGCGAAAGTTTTCAAAGCGGTTGAAAATTGTTGAAGCCTTCCGCAAGTCCGGCAATCGGCCTGAGTGGATGGTGTTGCGGGTGGTGCCGGTTATTCCGCCTGAGTTACGCCCACTCGTGCCTCTTGATGGGGGTCGTTTTGCGACGTCTGATCTGAACGATTTATATCGCCGTGTGATTAACCGGAACAACAGATTGAAGCGGCTGCAGGAGCTCAAGGCTCCACAGATCATTATTCGAAATGAAAAAAGAATGTTGCAGGAAGCCGTTTCCGCCCTGTTCGATAACGGGCGGCGCGGACGTACCCTGCGGGGAACAAACAAACGCCCGCTGAAATCCCTTTCAGATATGTTGAAGGGTAAGCAGGGTCGTTTTCGCCAGAACCTGTTGGGAAAACGCGTCGACTATTCCGGTCGTTCAGTTATCGTTGTTGGGCCGGAACTCAATCTGCATCAGTGTGGACTGCCAAAGAAAATGGCGCTTGAGCTTTTCAAGCCGTTCATCTTCAATCTGCTGGAAGAGCGTGGGTATGCCGCTACTATCAAGACAGCGAAGAAAATGGTTGAGCAGGAACGCGCCGAAGTATGGGAAGTTCTGGAAGAGGTGATCCAGAAACATCCGGTTCTTCTGAACCGGGCGCCCACCCTGCATCGTCTGGGTATCCAGGCGTTTGAGCCGGTCCTTATTGAAGGTAAGGCGATCCGTATCCATCCGCTGGTTTGTACTGCGTTTAACGCGGACTTTGACGGCGACCAGATGGCTGTTCATGTGCCGCTTTCCATGGAAGCGCGGGTCGAGGCCAAGTTGCTGATGATGGCACCGAATAACGTGATGTCTCCGGCCAACGGCCGCCCCATCGCAGTGCCGAGTCAGGACATAGTTCTTGGTTGTTACTATATGTCCAAGATTCGCGGCGGCGTTAAAGGTGAAGGTCATGTGTTCTCTGACTCGCGTGAAGTGCGTGCAGCATTTGATGCGGATGAACTGGACCTGCAGGCCAAGATAATGGTTCGTATCGATGGTGAATTGCAGTGGACGACAACCGGGCGCGTTCTTATCAAGGAAGTGATGCCGGAAGGGCTGCCGTTCGGTCTGGTCAATCAGATCCTTGACAAGAAAGCTTTGTCCGATCTGATCTCTACCTCTTATAAGCTGGTCGGACGTGAAAAGACGGTCACCCTGTTGGATCAGGTGAAAACACTCGGTTTTCATTATGCAACGGAGGCGGGCCTGTCTATTTCCATCGATCATATGCGTATTCCAAAAGCGAAAGAAGAGTTGGTCACCAAGACGGGCGAAGAGGTATTGCGTGTATATGGTCAGTATCGCGATGGTCTGATTACCAATGGCGAGCGTTACAACAAAGTGATCGACATCTGGGCACACGTTACCGAAAAAGTTTCCGAAGAGATGTTTAAGGAACTGGAAAATGAAGATCAGGATCTGGTCGACGGAAAAGGGGACAGGGGTCAGGACTTCAACTCCATATTCATTATGGCTGACTCCGGTGCTCGTGGTAGTTCGCAGCAGCTTCGGCAGCTTGCGGGTATGCGTGGTCTGATGGCCAAGCCTTCCGGTGAAATCATCGAAACGCCCATCACCGCAAACTTTCGCGAAGGATTGTCGGTTATCCAGTACTTCATCTCGACTCATGGTGCTCGTAAAGGGTTGGCGGATACCGCTCTGAAAACCGCGAATTCAGGTTACCTCACCCGACGTCTGGTGGATGTGGCGCAGGATATCATCATCATGGAAGAGGACTGCGGAACCTTGCGCGGACTTGAAGTGTCGGCGTTGGTGGAAGCGGGTGAAATCATCCAGCCATTGGGCGAGCGTTTGCTGGGCCGAACCGCGCTGGAAGATGTGATCGATCCTTTTACGAATGAAATCCTGATAAAAGCCAATGACCTTATCGATGAAGAAATCGTGGAGGCTATCGAAAACTCAGGAATCGAAAAAGTCAAAATTCGTTCCAACCTGACTTGTGAATCGCATCAGGGTCTTTGCGTGAAATGTTACGGACGTAACCTGGCCACCAACGACTGGGTGGAAGTCGGTGAGCCGGTCGGAGTTATCGCGGCGCAGTCTATTGGAGAACCGGGAACCCAGCTTACGATGCGGACGTTCCATATCGGTGGAACCGCGAGCCGGGTTGTTGAGCAGACAACGTTGTCGACCAAAAAAGGCGGCATCATCAAATATCAAGGGCTTCGCACTTTGAAGAATCAGCGAGGTGAAATCATCGTCATGAACCGTAATGGTTTCCTGACGGTGCAGGATGAAAACGGACGGGAAAAAGAGCGCTATTCCATTGTCTACGCAGCCAAATTGAAAGTTGCCGATGGGCAGGAAGTGCATGAAGGCCAGACTCTGGTGGAATGGGATCCTTACACCAACTCCATCCTGACCGAAGTTTCAGGTACGGTTGCATTCGACGATATTCTGGAGGGAGCAACCATGAAGGAAGACTTCGATGAAATTACCGGTCTTTCTTCCAAGGTCATTGTCCCGCATCGGGATGAAAAGAAACAGCCGCGCATTCTGATTACTGATGAAGAAGGAGAAGAATTGCGCAAGTATCTGCTTCCGGCTGGAGCCCACATTAATGTGAATGAAGGGGATTTTGTCAACGCGGGTGATGTTATCGTAAAAATTCCGCGTGAATCCGCAAAAACCAAGGACATCACCGGTGGTCTGCCGCGTGTTGCGGAGTTGTTTGAAGCCCGCAAGCCGCACGAGCAAGCGACTATCACCGAAATTGACGGTAAGGTCAAGTTCGGCGGATTTGTTAAGGGTATGCGAAAAGTGGTGGTTGAATCCAAAACCGGTGACGAGCGCGATTACCTTATTCCGCGCGGTAAGCACATCAATGTCCATGAGGGCGACGATGTTCTTGCAGGTGAGCCGTTGATGGATGGAGCCTCCAATCCGCACGATATCCTCGCCGTTCTTGGTGAAAACGAATTGCAGAAATATCTGGTTAATGAGGTTCAAGAGGTTTATCGGTTGCAGGGCGTTTCGATTAACGACAAGCACATCGAAGTGATTGTCCGGCAAATGTTGCGCCATGTTCAGGTTGAAGACCCGGGTGATACCGATCTTCTGGTTGGAGAGCAGGTGACCAAGAAACAGTTCAATCAGAAGAACCAGGAAGTTATCAAGGATGGAGGCAAGCCGGCGCAGGCAACCCCGGTATTACTGGGGATCACCAAATCGTCGCTTAGCACAGAAAGTTTTATCTCTGCCGCCTCTTTCCAGGAGACAACCCGGGTATTGACTGAGGTTTCTCTCAGCGGGAAAGAGGATCGTCTGGTTGGCCTTAAGGAAAACGTTATTATGGGCCGACTGATCCCGGCGGGAACCGGTTGTCGGGTGTATTCCGGAATTCGGATCGAAGAGCCGGAATACGAGGAAGAAACGCCTGCTGAAACCGCTACAGAGACTTCTGAAGCGGGTACAGAGGAAGAAGAAACCGCCGCGGTGGAATAACCTTGTTTTTTTAGATTTTTCCACTTGACTGATCTCGTTAAAGTGATAGAATCTTGAACTTTCCGCCAGCGTTACAAATTTTCGTTAGGTCAAGGAAATCAAACACTTAGGGCAACTCCGTTTTTTTTCGGGGCGGCCTCAATAGGGAGCTATTACTTTGCCGACTATAAATCAACTGGTCCGACAGGGCCGGAAGGCAAAAAATTACAAGACAGCGAGTCCGGCGTTGAAGCGCTGTCCGCAGAAGCGGGGTGTTTGTGTGCGTGTGTATACCTCGACTCCCAAGAAGCCGAATTCCGCGCTCCGTAAGGTGGCCCGCGTGAGGCTGACCAATGGAATGGAAGTAACCACTTACATTCCCGGCGTGGGGCATAATTTGCAGGAGCATTCCATTGTTTTGATTCGGGGTGGTCGTGTTAAGGATTTGCCTGGTGTCCGTTACCATGTGGTACGCGGAAGTCTTGATACGCTGGGCGTTGATAACCGTCGTCAGAGCCGTTCTAAGTACGGTGCAAAACGACCCAAGAATTAACTCCGAACCCAACCTATGGCAAGAAGACGTACAGCAGTAAAAAGAGAAATACTGCCCGACCCTAAATTTCACGACATGCTTGTGTCGCGTTTTGTTAATTGCCTTTTGAGGCAGGGGAAGAAGAGTCTGGCAGAGCGCATGCTCTATACGGCGCTGGACACCATCGGCGAGAAGGTCGCAGATGAGGAGCCGCTCCGAGTGTTTAAAAAAGCGGTGGAAAATGCAGCCCCTGTTTTGGAAGTGCGGTCCCGGCGTGTCGGGGGTGCAACCTACCAGGTGCCGGTGGAGGTCAACCACAGTCGCCGAATTGCATTGAGTATCCGGTGGTTGATTGGGAATGCGAAGTCCCGCGCAGGAAAATCCATGGCGGAAAAGCTGACAGCTGAATTGCTGGATGCCTATAACAGTCAGGGCGGCGCGATTAAGAAAAAAGATGAAGTGCATCGTATGGCAGAAGCCAATAAAGCGTTTGCCCATTACAGGTGGTAAGGAAATATAGGCTGAGATGAGTAAAAAGTTATCCCTCGAAAAAGTTCGTAATATTGGAATCATCGCTCACATCGACGCGGGTAAAACCACGACGACGGAACGTGTTCTTTATTACACAGGTAAGAGTCATAAGATTGGTGAAGTGCACGAAGGCAGTGCCACCATGGACTGGATGGAGCAGGAGCAGGAGCGTGGTATCACGATCACTTCGGCTGCGACTACCTGTTTCTGGGATAAGCATCAAATCAATATCATCGACACACCCGGGCACGTTGATTTTACCGCGGAGGTTGAGCGGTCCCTGCGGGTTCTGGATGGTGCCATCGGCGTTTTTTGTGCGGTGGGTGGCGTTGAGCCTCAGTCTGAAACGGTATGGCGGCAGGCTACCAAGTACAAGGTCCCGCGGATTGCTTTTGTGAATAAAATGGATCGTACCGGTGCCAACTTTGTTTCTGTTGTGGGTCAAATGAAAGATCGGCTGGGAGCCAATCCGGTTCCGGTGCAGATCCCGGTGGGTGCTGAGGGTGATTTTGTTGGTGTGATCGACTTGATAGAGATGAAAGCCAATATTTATTCGGATGACAAAGGCAAGGGTGAGGTGTTTGATGTTGTGGACATCCCCGAAGATATGCGGGAGATGGCAGAGCACTACCGTGACAAAATGGTTGAGGCCGCCTCCGATGCTGATGAAAGCATCATGGAGCGATACCTTGAGGGCGGTGAGATCAGTAACAGTGAGATTCTTGCGGCTATCCGAACCGGCACCCTGGATTTGAAATTCACTCCCGTTTTTTGCGGGGCGGCGTTTAAGAATAAAGGTGTTCAGCAGTTGCTGGATGCGGTGGTCAATATTCTTCCGTCTCCTCTTGATGTTCCGTCGATTGTCGGGACCAATCCGAATACGCAGGAAGAGGTTGGTTTCAAGGTTGAAGACAGCGAGCCGCTGTCGGCGCTGGCTTTCAAGATCATGACCGATCCATTTGTCGGGCAGCTGGCATTTGTCCGGGTGTATTCCGGTAAGCTGGAATCCGGATCCTATGTCTACAACTCGACTAAGAATCAGCGTGAGCGAGTGGGTCGTCTGCTGCGAATGCACGCCAACAAGCGTGAAGAGATCAAAGAAGTGGCCGCAGGTGATATTGCCGCCGTTGTCGGATTCAAGAAAACCTTCACCGGTGATACGCTTTGTCCTGAAGACAAGCCTGTAATTCTTGAGGCCATCACATTTCCGCAGCCTGTTATTGCGATTGCCATTGAGCCAAAGACCAAGGCAGAGCAGGATAAGCTGGGCGATTGCCTGCATAAGCTGGCCCAGGAGGACCCGACTTTTGAAGCGCGGGTTGATCCTGAGACCAACCAGACCATTATCTCCGGGATGGGTGAGTTGCATCTCGAAGTCCTGGTTGATCGGATGAAGCGCGAGTTCAGTCTTGACGTGCATGTGTCCAAGCCTCAGGTTGCCTATCGCGAAACGATTTCAAAGGCGGTGGATCATGCCCACCAGTACAAGAAGCAGACCGGTGGTAAGGGGCAGTTTGCGCATGTGAAAATCAAGGTTGAGCCTCAGGAGCCAGGTGATGGTTACGAATTTGTGAACAAGATCACCGGTGGGGCGATCCCGAAGGAATTTATTCCCGCAGTGCAAAAGGGGATCGAGGAAGCGATGGACCGGGGTGTGTTGTGTGGGTATCCAGTGGTTGATATTCGCGTCACCCTGTATGACGGGTCATATCATGAGGTCGACTCGTCTGAAATGTCTTTTAAGATCTGTTCCGCTATCGCGTTCAAGGAGGCCTGTCAAAAAGCCGGTCCTCAGTTGCTTGAGCCGGTGATGGATGTCGAGGTGATGACCCCTGAAGATTTCATGGGTGATGTTATAGGTAATCTCAATTCAAAGCGGGGCAAGATTAAAGAATTGGCAGAACGCGCCGGTGCCAAGGTGGTGAAATGTGAAGTTCCCCTGGCGGGTATGTTCGGTTACTCGACCGATCTCCGCTCGGCGACACAGGGGCGTGCCAACTACAGTATGGAATTCGCAAAATACGATGTTGTGCCGGCTGCGATCGCGGAAGAGTTGATCGCCAAAGCTGCCGGGACGACTCCCGAAAACACAACGGTTTAACTGATATCGACATTTACGATCGAGAAAATGGAGTGAACACGGTATGGCTAAAGAAAAATTTGTAAGAGACAAGCCTCATTTAAACATAGGAACCATCGGGCACGTGGATCATGGTAAAACCACTCTGACCGCGGCCATCACCGAAGTACTGGCGACAAAAGGTTTTGCTGACAGTATTGCGTTCGATCAGATTGACAAGGCGCCGGAGGAGAAGGAGCGTGGTATCACCATCGCGATTGCGCATGTTGAGTATCAGACGGAAGAACGTCACTACGCTCACGTTGACTGTCCGGGTCATGCTGACTATGTAAAAAACATGATCACCGGAGCGGCGCAGATGGACGGCGCGATCCTGGTTATCTCTGCTACCGACGGCCCCATGCCTCAGACACGTGAGCATATCCTGCTGGCTCGTCAGGTTGGTGTGCCGAGGATTGTTGTGTTCATGAACAAGTGCGACATGGTTGATGATGAAGAGTTGCTCGACCTGGTTGAGCTTGAGGTTCGTGAGCTCCTCAGCAAGTACGAATTTCCAGGGGACGACATTCCGGTTGTTCGCGGCAGTGCGTTGAAAGCTCTTGAAAATGCTAGTGATGAGACGCAGAGTAAATGCATCTGGGATCTGATGGGGGAAGTTGATAAGTACATCCCGGTTCCCGAGCGTCCGGTTGACAAGCCGTTCCTGATGCCGATTGAGGATATCTTCAGCATCTCCGGTCGTGGAACGGTTGCGACGGGTCGTGTTGAGCAGGGCATCATCAAGGTGGGTGAGGAAGTTGAGGTCGTTGGTTTTCGCGATACGGACAAGACCACGGTGACCGGTGTTGAAATGTTCCGCAAGCTGCTGGATGAAGGTCAGGCGGGTGACAATGTCGGGCTTCTCTTGCGCGGTACGAAGCGTGAAGACATCGAGCGCGGGCAGGTTCTGGCAAAGCCGGGTTCGATTACACCGCACAGTAAATTCAAGGCATCGGTTTATATTCTGACGAAAGAGGAAGGTGGTCGTCACACTCCGTTCTTCAACGGGTATCGTCCACAGTTTTATTTCCGGACCACTGACGTGACAGGTGTTTGTACCCTGCCGCAGGGAGTGGAAATGGTTATGCCTGGAGACAACGTGACCTTTGACGTTGAATTGATCACCCCCGTAGCGATGGCGAAAGAGCTGCGGTTTGCAATCCGTGAAGGCGGACGTACCGTCGGCGCCGGAATCGTAAGCGAGATCAACGAGTGATGGCGGAAACCAGTCAGAAGATAAAGATCAAGCTTAAGGCTTACGACCACAAGTTGCTGGACTGGTCGGTCGGCGAGATTGTCGAAACGACAAAGCGCACTGGCGCTCGTGTGGTGGGTCCGATCCCCTTGCCAACAGTCCGGAACCGGTGGACGGTTTTGAGATCACCGCATGTTGATAAAAAGTCCCGGGAACAGTTCGAGATCAGAACGCACAAGCGTATCCTGGAAATTCTCGAGCCTACCCCGCAAACAGTAGACGCACTCATGAAGCTGGATCTTTCCGGCGGCGTCGATATTGAGATCAAGCTGTAGCCCTATGGAAGCTTTACTTGGAAAAAAAATGGGGATGACCCAGGTGTTCACTGATAAGGGGGATTGTGTCCCCGTGACGGTGATTCAGGTTGAAAAATGTGTGCCTGTTCTCAAGCGCACTCCTGAAACTGACGGTTATCAGGCGGTTCTGGTGGCTTATGGTGAGCGAAAGAAAAAGCACGCCAATAAAGCTCAGTTAGGTTTTTACGCCAAGCATAAAATGGATCCGGCTCAGACCTTGACCGAATTCCGCGACCAGGATATTGAAGACGATGCACTTGGCAAGCCGCTCAAGGTTGACCTGTTCTCCGAAGGCGATTTTGTGAATGTCATCGGGACGTCCAAGGGTAAAGGGTTTCAGGGGGTCATGAAGCGGCACGGATTCGCGGGTCACCCGGCTTCACGTGGTAACCATGAGTCATTTCGTGGCCCGGGTTCCATTGGTATGGCGACCTTCCCGGGCAGAGTGCTCAGGGGGCATCCCATGGCAGGGCATATGGGTAACGAGCGGGTCTTTGTGAAAAATTTAAGTGTTGTTAGTGTGGATCCCGGTAATAACACAATTCTGATTCGGGGGGCAGTGCCTGGAAAGAACGGTGGGCTGGTCCGGGTCGTGAAATCGCAAAAACAACCGAAGAATGGTAAGAAGTGATGGCGGAACTGGAAGTAAAAGATAAAGAAAATAATAAAGTCGAGACTGTTGCGGTATCCGATGATGTGTTTGGCGTGACAGTGCGCGAGCATCTGGTGCAGCGATATGTGGTGATGCAGCTTGCGTCCCGGCGCAGTGGTACAGCGAAGACGCAGAACAGTCGCTGTGAAGTACGCGGCGGTGGTAAAAAGCCCTGGCGCCAGAAAGGAACCGGACGGGCCCGTCAGGGCAGCATTCGGTCCGCCAACTGGGTTGGTGGTATGACGGTGTTTGGTCCCGCCCCTCGCGACTACAGTTTCCCTCTATCCAAAAAATCCAAAAAACTCGCAATCAAATCCGTATTAACCGATCGTCTTCAGAATGGTGGCATCACTGTTGTGAAGGATCTTTCGCTTGAAGAGCCTAAAACCAGGCATGCAGTTGCCCTGTTGGGTAAGCTTGAGCTTCCGGCGAAAACTCTGTTCCTTCTGGGCGATGAGAATGAAAACCTGAGGTTGGCTGTCAGGAACATTCCGCAGGTGGATTGCCTTTCGATTGAGGGGTTGAATGTATACGACCTGCTTCGGCACGAACGTATTGTGTTGACGCCCGAGACGGTCAAGAAAATTGAGGAGCGCCTTAACTAATGGATCTGCATCGCGTGTTGGAAAAGCCCCTGGTAACGGAAAAAGGCACCCTGATGTCTGAGGGGGGAAACTGGGTTTTGTTTCAGGTAAACCGTGGTGCGAACAAGCATTTGGTTAAGCAAGCGGTTGAAAAAATATTTAAAGTCACTGTGCTCAAAGTCAACACCCTGATGATGAAACCAAAGAGCAAACGGTTTGGAAGGCATGTGGGGCAGACTCAAAGCTGGAAAAAAGCCATGGTCCTGTTGAAGGACGGTGACACCATTGATTTCTTCGAGGGAGCGTAACCGAGCATGCCTGTACGCAGAATGAAACCGACATCTGCCGGAGTACGTTTCCGGACGATCTCCACTTTTGAAGAGGTCACCAAGAAGACTCCCGAGAAGAGTTTGCTTGTCGCGATCGGACGCAAGGGTGGTCGTAATCATCATGGGCGACTCACTGCTCCGCACCGGGGTGGTGGGCACCGCAAGCTATACC contains:
- the rpoC gene encoding DNA-directed RNA polymerase subunit beta', whose translation is MFDAIRVRLASPEKIRSWSYGEVKKPETINYRTFKPERDGLFCAKIFGPVKDWECNCGKYKRMKHKGVVCEKCGVEVILSKVRRERLGHIELASPVAHIWFFKGLPSRIGHVLDLTLKELERIIYFENFVVTDPGESDYKYGQLLTEAEQRESEVEFPQGLKTMMGCEAVSEMLQNLDLDSLAVKIKEDLANTQSVLNKRKFSKRLKIVEAFRKSGNRPEWMVLRVVPVIPPELRPLVPLDGGRFATSDLNDLYRRVINRNNRLKRLQELKAPQIIIRNEKRMLQEAVSALFDNGRRGRTLRGTNKRPLKSLSDMLKGKQGRFRQNLLGKRVDYSGRSVIVVGPELNLHQCGLPKKMALELFKPFIFNLLEERGYAATIKTAKKMVEQERAEVWEVLEEVIQKHPVLLNRAPTLHRLGIQAFEPVLIEGKAIRIHPLVCTAFNADFDGDQMAVHVPLSMEARVEAKLLMMAPNNVMSPANGRPIAVPSQDIVLGCYYMSKIRGGVKGEGHVFSDSREVRAAFDADELDLQAKIMVRIDGELQWTTTGRVLIKEVMPEGLPFGLVNQILDKKALSDLISTSYKLVGREKTVTLLDQVKTLGFHYATEAGLSISIDHMRIPKAKEELVTKTGEEVLRVYGQYRDGLITNGERYNKVIDIWAHVTEKVSEEMFKELENEDQDLVDGKGDRGQDFNSIFIMADSGARGSSQQLRQLAGMRGLMAKPSGEIIETPITANFREGLSVIQYFISTHGARKGLADTALKTANSGYLTRRLVDVAQDIIIMEEDCGTLRGLEVSALVEAGEIIQPLGERLLGRTALEDVIDPFTNEILIKANDLIDEEIVEAIENSGIEKVKIRSNLTCESHQGLCVKCYGRNLATNDWVEVGEPVGVIAAQSIGEPGTQLTMRTFHIGGTASRVVEQTTLSTKKGGIIKYQGLRTLKNQRGEIIVMNRNGFLTVQDENGREKERYSIVYAAKLKVADGQEVHEGQTLVEWDPYTNSILTEVSGTVAFDDILEGATMKEDFDEITGLSSKVIVPHRDEKKQPRILITDEEGEELRKYLLPAGAHINVNEGDFVNAGDVIVKIPRESAKTKDITGGLPRVAELFEARKPHEQATITEIDGKVKFGGFVKGMRKVVVESKTGDERDYLIPRGKHINVHEGDDVLAGEPLMDGASNPHDILAVLGENELQKYLVNEVQEVYRLQGVSINDKHIEVIVRQMLRHVQVEDPGDTDLLVGEQVTKKQFNQKNQEVIKDGGKPAQATPVLLGITKSSLSTESFISAASFQETTRVLTEVSLSGKEDRLVGLKENVIMGRLIPAGTGCRVYSGIRIEEPEYEEETPAETATETSEAGTEEEETAAVE
- a CDS encoding 30S ribosomal protein S12, yielding MPTINQLVRQGRKAKNYKTASPALKRCPQKRGVCVRVYTSTPKKPNSALRKVARVRLTNGMEVTTYIPGVGHNLQEHSIVLIRGGRVKDLPGVRYHVVRGSLDTLGVDNRRQSRSKYGAKRPKN
- the rpsG gene encoding 30S ribosomal protein S7, producing the protein MARRRTAVKREILPDPKFHDMLVSRFVNCLLRQGKKSLAERMLYTALDTIGEKVADEEPLRVFKKAVENAAPVLEVRSRRVGGATYQVPVEVNHSRRIALSIRWLIGNAKSRAGKSMAEKLTAELLDAYNSQGGAIKKKDEVHRMAEANKAFAHYRW